A window of Mobiluncus massiliensis genomic DNA:
CTGGCGAAGTCCGCTGGATTGCTCAAGGCGCTGCAAACTCGCGCTGCCGGGCTGTTCCAGGCTTCGGCCTCCAAGACGGTTCGCACCATCGACGCCTACCGCGAAAAACTCGCGGCCTAAGGCGCTTTACTTTAGACCTAGATTCAAAGAGAAATGCGCTCGCCCTAGCGAGCAACGTCCGGTGTACAGGAACCACCAGGCGGATAAACCGAAAGGATGCCTAAAATGGCGAAAATGACTGTTGATGAACTGATCGACGTGTTCAAGGATATGACCCTGATTGAGATCTCTGACTTCGTTAAGAAGTTCGAGGAGGTCTTTGACGTGACCGCCGCTGCTCCGGCTGCGGTGGCCGTGGCGGCCGCTCCGGCTGCTGGTGGCGAAGCTGCTGGTGGCGAAGAAAAGACCGAGTTTGACGTAGTGCTCGAGAGCGCTGGCTCCTCCAAGGTGCCGGTTATCAAGGTCGTCAAGTCTCTGACCGGCCTGGGCTTGAAGGAAGCCAAGGACCTGGTTGATGGCGCTCCCAAGGCCATCCTCGAAGGCGCCAAGAAGGAAGACGCTGAGAAGGCCAAGGCTGACCTCGAAGAGGCCGGCGCTACCGTTACCCTGAAGTAGCAACGCTTTCGGGGTGCGTCGCACTCCGAAAGCCGTTCACAGGCTTATAAATCCGTTGGGCACTGCAGATATCTGCAGTGCCCAACGTGTATTTACGGATTTGCGACCGTTAGCCCTCGACCGGCAGGTCGTCCGTCTCCGAGTTCCGGTCGGGAATCCCGGTCGGAGTCTGGGAAACCGGCAGCTTAGACACATCAACGGGGTGGAGCAGGTCGATGGCGATGCCTACCGCGACCCCGGCCAAAGCGGGGGTCAGCCAGCCCATCTGGACACTGCCCAGCGGAAGGACATGCAAAACGTCTTGCAGAGCCTGCTGCCAACCGGTGACGTGCTCCCAAGCCGGGAGCTTGAAAGTCGAGATAGCTTCAAAAATCCCGATGATGGTGGCTACCCACGCGGACAGCCGGTAGGTCCAGAAAAGCTGGCGCTTCATGGTGTAATCCAGCAGGGCGATGAGAATCAGGCAGATAGCCGGGGGATAGGTCGCCAAACCAATCGTCACCACGATGGCCAGGATGTTCTCTAGGCCCAGGTTGGCCACCAGCAGGGAAACTACCACGTGAATACCCAGCATGGCCGACCGATGAACCTTCGGGAACAGGTCGCAGAAGTATTGGGTCGAGGCTCCCATCAGTCCGGTAGCGGTGGTCAAACAGGCCAGGAACACGATAATCGAGAACAAAATCTGACCGACCGGACCGAAAATCATTTGCGCCGCCAGGGACAGACCGGCAGCCGGGTTAGCAATCTCTTGGTCAGCCACGCGGGTACCTACGAAGGCCAAGCCTGTGTAAACAATAGCTAGGGACGCTCCGGCAATCCCGGCGGTAAAGGTCGTGGCCCGGAACACGGAACGCTTTTCGTTGTAGCCGTGAGCGTGCAGCTGGGTAATGATAACGACGCCGAACACCAGGGAGGCCAGGGCGTCCATCGTGCCGTAGCCGGTAATCAACCCGGCGGTAAAGGGCGAAGCCTGGTAAGACGGGTCAGGGTGGAGTGTCTCGACACTGGGCAGTTTAAACATCGCGATGGCAATCATCACCAGCAGCAAAATCAGCAGCGCCGGGGTCAGGTACTGACCGATACGATCGAGCATCCGGTCGGGACGGTTCAGCAGAATCAACACGATGGCAAAGAAAATCAACGAGTAAATAAACAGCCCGACATGATTCGCGGCGGTCTCTCCGCTCTGGGCTCCGAGGCTGGTCAAAGGCCGGATGGCCATCTCCCAAGACACGGTCGCCACGCGGGGCATCGCGTAGAGCATCCCGCAAAACAGGAATACGGCTACGGTCAGGATCAGGCCCGGAATGTGTCCGATGCGGTCCGCAATCCGCCCGGCTCCGTAGGCATCCGTCGAGGCCGCCATCATCCCCGCCACCGGGAACAGCACGCCCGTCAGCAAAATACCGATAACCGCGGGGATTACGTTGGCCCCGCCGCTGACGCCGACTTGGAACGGAAATATCAGGTTGCCCGCGCCGAAAAACATGGCGAACAGGGCAAATCCGGAAACTAAAAGGTAGGTGTCGAAGCCTTTACGGCTAGGGGAATTCATATATATAGCCTTCCTGATGGGTGGCAAATTGGTGGGACTTTCCCGGATTCCAAGCCTAGCACAAGTCAGATTTACCAGGAATTCCCCGGTTTCTCAAGGGTTTTAGGGGGAGTCGGGTTGGTTAGGGTCGGTCAAGGCCGGTGACGCGAGACGGGCGGTCAAGGGCGGCGGTGCGGGAAGGCCGGTCGCACGGGATTGCCCAACCTGGGGGGTACGGCTGGCGCTCGCCCGGATCCGGGAACCAACCTTGCGCCAGCTATTTAGTGAAGCAGTGCGCGGAGTGGGCCACCGCCCACGCCAAGCTGGCTAACAGCGCAGTTCCCGGAACGGAACTGTGGCAGCCCGCAGTCGTGCCGCGGTCAGGTCAGCGATGGTATGCAACCCTTGCTCCCCAGCCGGGCCGGATTTTGCCGCGCTAAATGGCTCTTCCAGCTGAATCAGGAAAAAACGCCGTCCGGTGGCGTGTGCCGCCTGCCCGGTAGTGCCCGAGCCGGCAAAAAAATCCAGGACCGTGTCGCCGGGGCTGGTAGCGGCTTCGATGAGGACTTGCAGCAGCTTCGTGGGCTTCGGGGTTTCAAACAGTCCGCCGAGCCCCAGATGCTGCAGTTCTCGCTGCCCCGAAATCGTCGAAGGGCCCACAACCAGGTCTTTCAGGGCAGTTTCATGAAAATTCCGGATTTTCGTATAAATTTTTAGGCTGCGATGAGCCCCCCGGCCGTGTACCTGAAATTCCAGGTCAGCATAATCGCGTTCCACCTTCGCTCGTGACCAGCGCCAAGCGTGATACTTCAGTCCCGGTTTCGCATTCGGATGGGGGTGGGCGCTAACCCAGCCGGCACCTGCCAGTTTGGGGTCAGTGGCCCCGACCTCGCTGGTGCGCACCGCTCCGCTCTGGGGATGATAGTGAATGTCGAACACCATCGAAGGGGCGGTGACCTCGTTGAACTTCGAGTTCGTGTTGTACAGCTCGTTCTTGGTGACATAAGCCCCGCGCGCATCGTGTTTCACTTGGCGTTGGGGCAGGTGATACACGGTAGGCATGAGTTGTTGCAACAGCTCGGTGCGGCCGCGGAGCTGGCCCACTTGGGTGGCATTGCGGGCATAAGTCAAGATGTATTCATGCGTTCCCGCTGGTCCGGCCCCCAGCTGGCGGCCTTTCAGGTTAGAGACCCACACGAAGTTGCCAATCAGGTTTGCGGTGCCAAAAATGCGGTCCATCTCGAGTTTCAGTTCGCACAGTTGGTTAAAGTCAATCGAGATAAAGATGAGGCCGTCAGCACTGAGCAGCTCGCGCGCCTCCGCCAATAGCGGGCGCATCATCGCGAGCCACTCGTCTTTGGCGCGCCGATCGTGGTAGGCGAAAGTGTTTCCGGTGTTGTAGGGCGGGTCGATGTAAATCATCTTCACGCGTTGCCCGGCTTGGTGCAGCGTCCGTAAACCTGCCGCGGCATCGGCACGCAACAGCCAGTTACCTTCCCGAAAATCGTCCACGAAAAAATCCTACCGAGCCTCGTGCCGCGTACCGGGAAAAATCGCCGGTCGAACCGGGAAAGTCAGAACCGGCGCTTGGGATGGGACACGGAAATAATGGCACCCTGGGGCAACACCTTGTTCGGATCCAGGGATGCCGGCACGGTGGCGACAAAAGCCTGGAAAGTCGGGGGACGGCGCACAATGAGTTCGAGTTTCCCGCCGTCGGCTTCAATGAGCTGTTTGGCTAGCGCCAAACCAATCCCGGTCGAACCGTGTCCAGACACGCCCTTCTTAAAAATATCCGGGGCGATTTCATCGTCCACGCCCTCGCCTTCGTCGCTGACCTCGAAATACATGCCCTTTTTGTTGCCGCTCATCTTGGCGCGTACCGTAGTCGTGCCCGCCCCGTACTTCAACGAATTCTCCAGCAGAGTGGCGATGACCTGGCCCAGCGAGCCCGGCGTGGCCAGAGCGGGGCGGTCGGTTTCGTTACGGAACACCAGTGGGCGATTCGCTGCCCGGAACTGGTTTTCCCACTCGTTTTGCTGGTGTACCAGGAATTCGTCCACGTTAATCGCCTGGGTGGTGCCCCCGCCGGCGTTTTGAGAGTTGCGTTTCAGGTCCTCGACCACGCCGGTCAGACGTTCCAGCTGGTCCAGGCACTGTTCGGCTTCTTGCTGTACCTCCGGTTCACTGCTGATCATCTGGATTTCTTCCAGCCGCATAGACAGCGCCGTCAGCGGGGTGCGCAGCTGGTGGGATACGTCCGAAGCGAACTGGCGTTCCGCGGCGATACGCCCCGCCAGGTTTTCGCTGGCCCGGACCAGTTCGTCTTGTACCAGGTCGATTTCTTCAATCCCGGAGGGAGTCACGCGGGGACGCACCCCGCCGGAACCGAGCTGTTCAGCCTGAGCGGACAGATAAATGAGCGGCGCCGAGATTCGGCGAGAGGACCGCAGCGCGATGAACGCGCCGACCAAGACTGCTGCCCCCACCCCGGAAAGAGTCACCAAAACAAACACTACGGAACGCGAACGGGCGTTATCCGAGGAAGAAATGACTGTCAGGGTGGCTCCTGTGGCGGTCTCGACCCTGGAGACGAGCGGGAAAACCGGGCGAGTCCCAAAGCTCAAATCGCGCCCGTCCTGAGTGGTGACTTCCACCCTGGTGTTCGCCGAGCGTCCCGGCCACAGCCAGCTGGCCACGGTGACATCAGTCACATAGTGGCCGGTCAGAGACGTACGGTCCAGGGCCAGCGCGTATTGTTTAGCGGTCGCGTCAACATCGGCGCGGGCTGAATCCCACAGCTGATTGACAGCGAAAGCGGCCAAGGGCACGCCCAGCAACAGCACGGCAATGATGACCGCGCTGAGGATGGAAATCAGGATTTGCTTGCGCAAGGGCTAGGCAGTTTCAAAACGGAAGCCCATGCCGCGCACGGTGGTGATGTAATGCGGATTGTTCGCGTCGTCGCCGAGTTTGCGGCGCAGCCACGAGACATGCATGTCCAGGGTCTTGGTGGAACCCGACGGGTCCCCGCCCCACACTTCCCGCATAATGGCATCCCGCTCCACGACTGCGCCGGCTTCGCGCACCAGCACCCGCAGCAGTTCAAACTCTTTCGCGGTCAGCTGCAGTTCGCGCGTGCCTTGGAACGCGCGGTGGGCGGAAACTTCGATGCGCACGTCCTGAGCGGTCAGGTCGCTTTCTTCGGTAATTTCCCCGCCGGAGCGCCGCAGCAGCGCCCGCACGCGAGCCAGCAACTCGCCCAGCCGGAAAGGCTTGGTGACGTAGTCGTCCGCCCCGGCGTCCAAGCCCACCACCATGTCAACTTCGCCGGTACGCGCCGTCAGAATGAGAATCGGAATGGTCAGGCCTTGGGCGCGAATCGTGCGCGCTACGTCCAGGCCGTCCATATCGGGCAGCCCCAAGTCCAAAATCACCATGTCGGAGTCATTGACTTGTTTCAGGGCAGAACCGCCCGTAACGTGGGCGCTGACTTCGTAGCCTTCACGCTGCAAAGCGCGGGTCAGCGGCTCGGCAATCGCGGGATCGTCTTCGACTAAAAGGACTCTGGTCATTCCTCTTCCTCTGCTTTCGCTTTTCTATCTCCTGGTTCCGTTTGGTTCCGTTCTCTCGAATTGACCGAAACTCTGGATCTTCACAGGTGTTCGTGAACTGGGAGAATGGTGAAACCCTAAGTCATCATCGAGTAAAACTTTACCCTCTTTTGACCCGTTGCGCTATTCGACGGAACATTTAAATTATTCCTTAGTATTCCCAGTCTTTTTGGGCCTGCCTGGTGGGTATTCTGTCCGGTTCTTCCGGGTGGGAACGCAACCGCAGCTAGAATGGGGCTGACGAAAGGAAACTGGTGATGCTGTCCCATTACGTGTCGGGTGAACCGCACAATCCGATGGTGGTGTTGGTTCACGGAGTCTGCGATTCGGCCTTGGCGTGGGTCGATTTGCTAAACCACCTGCGCGACCGCTACTTCGTGGTGGCACTGGATTCGCTGGGACACGGTACCTCGAGACGTTTGCGAGATTCCGAGTTGGATGACCCAGGTGAGGCGACGGCAAAGGAGCTGGAGCTGACCCTTGAACATTTGGAAAAACTCTATGGGCAAACCCCGGTCATCGTAGCCCATTCCATGGGGGCAGCCGTGTCCAGTTACCTCTGTGTGCGCCGTCCCGAGCTGATGAAAGCGCTCTTTCTCGAGGACCCGGCCTGGCTCAGTCCCTCCCAAGCGGCCGGATATCGCCAGCGGGCTGGTGAACAGGTCGCCCGCTATGAAGACACCTGGCGGGCCAATCCGGTGGAAACGCTGGCGGACAACGTGGCACAACGTCCGGGCTGGAGCGCCGCCTCGCACTACGGCTGGGCATTGGGCAAAGGGCTGGTGGACCCGCGCCTGCTGGCAACCGGTATCGTCAGTTTTCGCGAACCTTGGCCGGAAATCGTCGCGGCGCTGCGCGTACCGACCAAAGTTGTTACCTCAGACACGGATGAGGTGTTGATTGGTCTGGCGGGCGTAGACGCTATCGCCCAGGTGGGTAATCCTCTGGTGCAAACTGAGGTTATTTCCGGGACTGGTCACGGCGTGCGGCTCGGCGCCCCGGAACAATACCACGCCAGCTTAGACGAATGGCTCCACCGCTACGCGGGCTGACCGGAAAGGCAAAACGATGCAACCCTTCTTGTGCCCCGAACTGACGCCAGCAATCGCCGCTACGCCCCCACAAACACCTTGTGACCTGCAAACTATGCGAAGCGAAGGGGACCGAATGTTAGGTATGTCCACAGAAACCCGGACTGGGGTAGAACTGGACGTGAGGGAAATCCCCGGTGGGGACGGTCAGCCTATGGAACTGCGCTGTTTCACCCCGCAAACTACCGCGCAGCCTGCGGCGGCAGAAGGTCGGTCGGGTTATTCAGCCATCTTGCTCACTTTCCATGGCGGCGGTTACGTGGCTGGTAGAGCCCGGTTTGATGATGTGCATAATGCTGAACTGGCTGAGTATTTGGGGGCACAAGTCCTGTCCGCGGACTATCGCCTGGCGCCCGAATTTCCGGTGGACCGGGCGGTGGCGGATTGCCGGGCGGCGCTGCTTTACGCCCTGGAGCGGGGTCGCGAGTTGGGGCTGGAAGTGTATGTTTTCGGCGATTCTGCCGGGGCGGGGCTGGCGTATTATTCCGTGGCGGAGTTGATTGGGCAGCACGACCAGTGCCCGGTGGCGGGAATGATTCTGTTTGAGCCCTGCTTGGATCCGCGCTGCGAGAGTGAGTCTATGCAAACTCACGCTGCCGGCCCGGTCTGGACGGCCGAGGCTAATCGGGAGGCTTGGGCTTTGGCGGCACCGAGCCCGGCTGAGCGCGCGAAACTGACGGCAATCCTGGACAGTCCGGCAGTGGCGGGCAAAATGCCGCGCAGTCTCATCGTGGTGAACCCCATCGATCCGTTGCGCGATGAAGGGCTGCGTTTAGCGCTGCGCCTGGCGGATTGCGGGGTGGAGGTGGAGGCGCATATGTATGCCGGGACCTTCCACGGGTCCTTGCGGGTGCCGGGCAGCCAAACCTGGGCTGAACTGCGGGAACTGCTGGGTCGTTTTCTGGGTTGCCGCGATTCAAACCCGCGCGATTAGGCTAGAGGCATGGAAAAATCGGATTCTGTCAGGGGTGCGGCCGCGGTGAGCTTGGTGTTGGCTTCCGCTTCCCCGGCGCGGCGCAAAGTGTTGCAGGGGGCGGGATTGCGCCCGGTGGTGCAGGTTTCTCACGTGGACGAGGACGCTTTGCTGGCTGAGCTGCGTTCGCGTGCGGCGGGTCCCGCCGAGCAGGTATTGGCTCTCGCACAGGCAAAAGCGCGGGCGGTAGCGGGGGAGCTTGAGACGCCGCTTTCGCCGGGTGCGGATACGTTGGTGGTGGGCTGTGACTCCATGCTGGAGTTTCACGGCGAAGTACTGGGTAAACCCCACAATCCCGAAATCGCCCTCGCGCGGGTGCGTGCCCTGTCGGGGGGTTGTGGGGTATTACACACGGGGCATTGGGTGATGCGTTTACGCCGCGATGCCGCCGAGCCCGTTGCGCAAGTGGGGCGCACCGAGTCTACCGTGGTGCATTTCGCGGATTTTAGCGAGGCGGAGGCTCGCGCCTACGTGGCTAGCGGGGAACCGCTGGAAGTCGCTGGCTCATTTACGATTGACGGCCTGGGCGGGGCATTCATCAGCGGTATCGAGGGTGATCCGCATAATGTCATCGGGATTTCCTTGCCGTTGCTGCGAAAACTGGCAGGCGAGCTGGGGATTTTCTGGCCCTCGTTGTGGAACTGAGCCGAATCCCCCCTATTCACCCCGGAAAAAGTTTCCCCTTGACAGCTGTGTGATGGTGTATTAGTGTTGTAGTACACAAACATGGTACCGCGTTTGTTTAGGTAAGGAGAAGCTGATGGATTTCGATACTGGAACGCCCATTTGGCGTCAGTTACTTGACGACTTCTCGCGGCGTATTACCAGCGGAGCGTGGGAGCAGGGTTCCCAGATTCCCTCTGTACGTGATTTATCCGCCGAGTACGGGGTCAATCCCAACACCATGCAAAAGGCATTGACCGAGCTGGAGCGCACCGGCTTGGTTGCCTCGCGCCGGGGCTTGGGACGTTTCGTCACCGAAGATGCCGGAACCGTCCGAGAACTCGGCAAGGATCTGGCGAAAACCTCCGTACGCAACTTCATAACAGACATGAAGACTTTGGGACTAAGCCTCAGCGAAGCCCAAGATCTGTTGAATAGTCAATGGAAAGGACGTGATTGAGATGCAACCCTTAGTGGAAGTGTCCAACCTCACCAAACGCTACCAGGGCATCAAGGTAAACGGGGTGGTGAAACCGGCATTAGACCAGCTTACCCTCAACTTGAGCGCCGGGAGAGTCGTCGGTTTGCTGGGCGAAAACGGCTCGGGCAAGACCACGCTGTTAAAGATTCTGGCCGGGGTGCTGGAACCTACCAGCGGGCAAGTCTGCATCGATGGCCAGGAAGTCGGGACGAAAACCAAAGCCATGACCTCTTTCCTGCCCGATGCCGCCTGGCTGCCCGAATCAATCAGTGTTGACGCGGCTATCAACCGGCACGCGGATTATTTCGCGGACTTTGACGCGAAAAAAGCCACGGAACTGGTGGAGTTCCTGGGGCTGGAACGCAGCCTAAAAACCAACCACATGAGCAAAGGGATGCGTGAAAAACTGCAGCTGGCGCTGATAATGTCACGTTCCGCCCGGCTCTATCTATTGGACGAACCGATTTCGGGAGTGGATCCGGCGGCGCGCCAAACCCTGCTGGACACCATTGTGAAAGGCTGGAACCCCGAAGCGACTCTGTTTATTTCCACCCACCTGGTTACCGACATTGAGCCGGTACTGGACGAAGCCGTATTCCTGCACGCGGGCAAGCTGTTCAAACAGGGCGAAGCTGATGAACTGCGGGAAGCCTACGGCATGTCCCTGGACCTCATCTTTAGGAAGGAATACTCCCATGTTCGCTAAAATATTCAAGTATGAAGCCAAAGAAATGGGCTGGCAGCTGCTACTCTATCTGGCTGTCGGCTTGGCGGTGGTGTTTGCCTCGGGGCTGTTGAGCCTCACTAACCAAAGTTTCCTGGCCACCACGGGCACCACCATCGGCGCCCTAGTGGCAATCATCATTCCTTTCCTCGTGTTTATCATGGGTTCCAAGTACTACTACCAGACCACCTATGGGCAGCGCGGCTACTTTACAAACACCCTGCCGGCCTCGGGTGGAACAGTGCTGGGTGCGAAGTCTCTGTGGCTGTTTATCGCGGTCCTACTCAGCATTTGTTGGAGCTGCTTGGCGCTGGGCTGGATCATCTTTACCCAGATGGCGGGGTCGGCAGGACCCGAGCTGAGCTTCGGCGACAAATTTGCTGCCACCTGGGAGGCTATCGGGCAACTCCTGCAAAGCACCCCCGCCTACCTCATCATCACTATGATTGTGGTCTTACTGCTGGCGACGGCACAGTTTGTGCTGTGGGTGGTGAGCTTTTCCGCCCTGGCTAACCGTTTCGGCTTCGCTTACCTGTCTACCAACAAGGCGGTGACCATCAGCGCGATTCTCCTCTATGTGGTTTATGAGGCGGTGTTGGCTCTGTTTACTTTCCTGGTGCCGGCGACGTTGCACATCACGACTACGGCAGGCAGCGCCCAGACAAAGGTACTTATCGGCGCTATTTTCTCGCAGACTAACGAGGGGGCCGGCGTATTCATTCCGTTGGGAATGCTGGGCTTGATTCCCCTGTTGATTGTCGGCTACTGGTTTGCCCACAACTCGCTGTCTCGACACCTGTCGTTGCGTTAGTTGGGTGTTTCACTGTGGTGGCTCGGTATTCCGGGCCGCCACAACATTTAGGGTCACAAGGTCGGGGCGGTGCTTACTTGCCCATCAGCAGGTTAGCGGCCGCGCGGGCGGTGGAAAGCTCCAGGTCGGGGTCTGTGCCACAGACGTTGACGTGACCAAGTTTGCGCTTCGGGCGGTTACTCTTGCGATACAGATGAATCTTGGCTTCGGGATATTTCTCCATCACGCTGGTCACGGCCAGAGCCGGGTCGTCCAGCTTACTGCCCAGAACGTTAGCCATTGCGGTGTAGGGTGCGGTGCGGGAAGTGTCGCCCAACGGCAGGTCCAATACTGCCCGCAAATGCTGTTCAAACTGGGAAGTCACGCAGCCATCTTGGGTCCAGTGTCCGGAGTTGTGCGGGCGCATGGCCAGCTCATTGATGTACAGGCGGTATTTGCCATTGGGAGTTTTCACCAGGAACATTTCAACCGCGTACACCCCGGTGATGTCGAGTTCCACGCCAATTTGGCGTGCCAAGTCCTCCGCCTGGTCAATGATGTCCTCAGGAATTGGGGCTGGCTCCAAAACAGCCGCGCATTGTCCCTGTTCCTGCCAGGTTTGCATGGGGATATAGGTGCGCAGTTCCCCCGAAGCACGCCGCGCCGCCATCACGGCCAGCTCGCTGCTGAAAGGAACACGCTGCTCGACCAGGCACTCGATGCCTTCATCCAAGCCTTCCCGCCAGGTCTTAAACTCGTCCAAACTCGATACCAAACGTACCCCGCGCCCGTCATATCCGCCGTGGCTGATTTTTGCCACCAGTGGCCAACCGCAGCGCCGACCCACGTCCTTGACCGCATCCAAATCCGCCCCATTGGCCCAAGCGGGCATGGGCAGCCCCAACTCACCCAAACGCTGGCGCATCGCCAGTTTGTCTTTCGCATAGAGCAGGGCGGATTGGGAGGGTCGGGCGGGAACACCGGCCGCGGCGGCAGCATCGAAAACGGCGTCCGGAATCAACTCGTGTTCAAAAGTCACCACGTCAGCCCCGTCCAGCAGCTCGCGCAACGCTTCGGGGTCGTCAGGGGAACCCACCACAGTTTCCGGACACACGAAAGCGGCCGGATCCGAGGGAGAGTCAGCTAAAACTCGCAGGCAAAAGCCCAGTTCGCCGGCTTCAGTAGCCAGCATTCGGGCCAGTTGACCAGCGCCGATACACGCCACTACGGGCGGATGATAGGTGGTCAACTCAGTTCTCCTCTGTGTCCATCACGTTTTTCAGAGCTTCGCCTTTGTCGATGGCTACTTGGCGCAGCAGGGCTTGATATTGCAACATCCGTTTGCGCATCTGTTCCGCTTGTGGTCCTTCACCAGCGCCCAAGATACGGGCAGCCAGCAGGGCGGCGTTCTTCGCGTTGCCGATAGAAACGGTAGCGACCGGCACCCCGGAGGGCATTTGCACGATAGACAGCAGGGAGTCCATGCCCTCCAGGTGTTTCAACGGTACCGGCACCCCAATGACCGGCAGGACAGTAGCTGCCGCCAGCATCCCCGGCAGGTGCGCCGCTCCGCCCGCGCCGGCAATGATCACCCGCAAACCGCGCTTTTCCGCCGAAGTCCCGTACTCCAGCATGTCGATAGGCATCCGGTGGGCGGACACGACCCGAGCCTCGAAAGGAATCCCAAAGTCGCGCAGCACCTCCGCGGCGGCCGACATCGTCGCCCAATCGGAATCCGAACCCATCACCAAGCCCACCAGGGGCGCATTCTCAGCTTCGCTCATAGCGCCATTCTACCCCGTGGGTTCCCAGCCCGGGGCGGGGATTGGAGTATTCGTCCTCGCGTTCGGCCGGGTGCAGCTCGAGCCGTAATCCGGGCGGGCGAGATGTCTCTCGCGTCTTGACTTGGGTGGGGTGTCGCGAGGGTTGTGGTTTGGGTGGGCGAGATGTCGCTCGCGGAGGTCTCGCGCGACTTGGGGGGTCACAGACCCCCCTCGGAAAATGCTTGCGGAGCATAGCATTTTCCTCACCCCCTAGCGTCGCCTGCGAGTACCTCCGCCTTCGCTCCTCTCGCCCCGCTGACGAGCAAGGCCCCGCCCGGCCGGCTATCCAAATGAGCGACACCCCGCCCAGCTGGGTATCTGAAACGAGCGACAACCCGGCCGGCTGTCTCAATGAGCGATAACAATGAACCTAGAACTGCGGGGTCAGGTCGGCAGGGGTTAAGGTCCCGTTACGTAGCCCTTCCCAGAAAGCGGGCGTGCGGCTCTCGTCCAGCTTCACCGTCGAGCCCACCCCGCCGCCGGGGTTGTAGCCGAGCGACGCGATGGGGGGCACCCCCTGCAATCCGGTGTTCCCGGCCTTCCGCAGTGCCAGTGCCATCCGGCCAATGTCAAGGGT
This region includes:
- the rplL gene encoding 50S ribosomal protein L7/L12 — its product is MAKMTVDELIDVFKDMTLIEISDFVKKFEEVFDVTAAAPAAVAVAAAPAAGGEAAGGEEKTEFDVVLESAGSSKVPVIKVVKSLTGLGLKEAKDLVDGAPKAILEGAKKEDAEKAKADLEEAGATVTLK
- the brnQ gene encoding branched-chain amino acid transport system II carrier protein, with the translated sequence MNSPSRKGFDTYLLVSGFALFAMFFGAGNLIFPFQVGVSGGANVIPAVIGILLTGVLFPVAGMMAASTDAYGAGRIADRIGHIPGLILTVAVFLFCGMLYAMPRVATVSWEMAIRPLTSLGAQSGETAANHVGLFIYSLIFFAIVLILLNRPDRMLDRIGQYLTPALLILLLVMIAIAMFKLPSVETLHPDPSYQASPFTAGLITGYGTMDALASLVFGVVIITQLHAHGYNEKRSVFRATTFTAGIAGASLAIVYTGLAFVGTRVADQEIANPAAGLSLAAQMIFGPVGQILFSIIVFLACLTTATGLMGASTQYFCDLFPKVHRSAMLGIHVVVSLLVANLGLENILAIVVTIGLATYPPAICLILIALLDYTMKRQLFWTYRLSAWVATIIGIFEAISTFKLPAWEHVTGWQQALQDVLHVLPLGSVQMGWLTPALAGVAVGIAIDLLHPVDVSKLPVSQTPTGIPDRNSETDDLPVEG
- a CDS encoding site-specific DNA-methyltransferase, which gives rise to MDDFREGNWLLRADAAAGLRTLHQAGQRVKMIYIDPPYNTGNTFAYHDRRAKDEWLAMMRPLLAEARELLSADGLIFISIDFNQLCELKLEMDRIFGTANLIGNFVWVSNLKGRQLGAGPAGTHEYILTYARNATQVGQLRGRTELLQQLMPTVYHLPQRQVKHDARGAYVTKNELYNTNSKFNEVTAPSMVFDIHYHPQSGAVRTSEVGATDPKLAGAGWVSAHPHPNAKPGLKYHAWRWSRAKVERDYADLEFQVHGRGAHRSLKIYTKIRNFHETALKDLVVGPSTISGQRELQHLGLGGLFETPKPTKLLQVLIEAATSPGDTVLDFFAGSGTTGQAAHATGRRFFLIQLEEPFSAAKSGPAGEQGLHTIADLTAARLRAATVPFRELRC
- a CDS encoding HAMP domain-containing sensor histidine kinase, translated to MRKQILISILSAVIIAVLLLGVPLAAFAVNQLWDSARADVDATAKQYALALDRTSLTGHYVTDVTVASWLWPGRSANTRVEVTTQDGRDLSFGTRPVFPLVSRVETATGATLTVISSSDNARSRSVVFVLVTLSGVGAAVLVGAFIALRSSRRISAPLIYLSAQAEQLGSGGVRPRVTPSGIEEIDLVQDELVRASENLAGRIAAERQFASDVSHQLRTPLTALSMRLEEIQMISSEPEVQQEAEQCLDQLERLTGVVEDLKRNSQNAGGGTTQAINVDEFLVHQQNEWENQFRAANRPLVFRNETDRPALATPGSLGQVIATLLENSLKYGAGTTTVRAKMSGNKKGMYFEVSDEGEGVDDEIAPDIFKKGVSGHGSTGIGLALAKQLIEADGGKLELIVRRPPTFQAFVATVPASLDPNKVLPQGAIISVSHPKRRF
- a CDS encoding response regulator transcription factor, with translation MTRVLLVEDDPAIAEPLTRALQREGYEVSAHVTGGSALKQVNDSDMVILDLGLPDMDGLDVARTIRAQGLTIPILILTARTGEVDMVVGLDAGADDYVTKPFRLGELLARVRALLRRSGGEITEESDLTAQDVRIEVSAHRAFQGTRELQLTAKEFELLRVLVREAGAVVERDAIMREVWGGDPSGSTKTLDMHVSWLRRKLGDDANNPHYITTVRGMGFRFETA
- a CDS encoding alpha/beta hydrolase, yielding MLSHYVSGEPHNPMVVLVHGVCDSALAWVDLLNHLRDRYFVVALDSLGHGTSRRLRDSELDDPGEATAKELELTLEHLEKLYGQTPVIVAHSMGAAVSSYLCVRRPELMKALFLEDPAWLSPSQAAGYRQRAGEQVARYEDTWRANPVETLADNVAQRPGWSAASHYGWALGKGLVDPRLLATGIVSFREPWPEIVAALRVPTKVVTSDTDEVLIGLAGVDAIAQVGNPLVQTEVISGTGHGVRLGAPEQYHASLDEWLHRYAG
- a CDS encoding alpha/beta hydrolase, whose product is MSTETRTGVELDVREIPGGDGQPMELRCFTPQTTAQPAAAEGRSGYSAILLTFHGGGYVAGRARFDDVHNAELAEYLGAQVLSADYRLAPEFPVDRAVADCRAALLYALERGRELGLEVYVFGDSAGAGLAYYSVAELIGQHDQCPVAGMILFEPCLDPRCESESMQTHAAGPVWTAEANREAWALAAPSPAERAKLTAILDSPAVAGKMPRSLIVVNPIDPLRDEGLRLALRLADCGVEVEAHMYAGTFHGSLRVPGSQTWAELRELLGRFLGCRDSNPRD
- a CDS encoding Maf family protein — encoded protein: MEKSDSVRGAAAVSLVLASASPARRKVLQGAGLRPVVQVSHVDEDALLAELRSRAAGPAEQVLALAQAKARAVAGELETPLSPGADTLVVGCDSMLEFHGEVLGKPHNPEIALARVRALSGGCGVLHTGHWVMRLRRDAAEPVAQVGRTESTVVHFADFSEAEARAYVASGEPLEVAGSFTIDGLGGAFISGIEGDPHNVIGISLPLLRKLAGELGIFWPSLWN
- a CDS encoding GntR family transcriptional regulator, producing the protein MDFDTGTPIWRQLLDDFSRRITSGAWEQGSQIPSVRDLSAEYGVNPNTMQKALTELERTGLVASRRGLGRFVTEDAGTVRELGKDLAKTSVRNFITDMKTLGLSLSEAQDLLNSQWKGRD